In Nostoc edaphicum CCNP1411, the sequence CCCCTTGCAAAGGGGAGGGAACAAGATTTCTTTTTCCCCCCAATGCATCGGGGGGATTAAGGGGGGTAATTTGACTTATGTGTACACCGAGGGATTAAGGTATGGGGTGCAATGACTGTGGGAATTGCAACTAAATTATCCATACATAATATTATTCAAAGCGAAAGCGTTCCATGAAGCGGCGGTCAATCCAATCTTTGTAATGCCACAATAATTTGTGGGGTGGTAAGGTGATAATACCTCGTGTGGCTATGGCTCGTTTGTCTCCTGTACCTATTAAACTCAAATATTCTTTTTGTGGTCTATAAGGTTTAAGCGACTTGCCTAATAAAATCCGCTGCAAATTCTCAAACAAAGGCTTACCTTGCCTAACAGCAAATACCCCAGCTTTCGGACGCGGATGATTTACCATTGTGGCAATATCACCAGATGCAAATACCTGCGGGTGCGTTTGAGATTGTAATGTATCTTCTACCAGAATAAAGCCTTGCTCATCAGTTCCAAGTCCAGTGGTTTTTAACCATTCGGGTGCTGATGCTTGTGTTACCCAAAAAATTTTATTGCACTCTACTTTCAACCCAGATTCACATTTAATTTCAAATACTTCTTTAGTTTCCTTGGGTATTTTGGGTGCAATTTTACACACAGTTTCTCCCAGATGTAACTTAATACCTCGGTCAGTTAAAATTTGCTGAAATTGATGCCGTACTGATTGATGGTAATTGGGCATCAGTTCTTGTCCACGCTGAAATAAATGAACTTTCAGGTTTTGATTAGGCTGTTGAGTTTTATCCAAAATCTGATGTAAACGCGATCGCATCGCTAGCGCTAATTCTACACCGCCAGCGCCTCCACCGACGATCGCAATACTAATTGGTTCTTGAGGATTTTTACCTACAGCTGCAATTAGTTCATACCAATGCTCTAATAGCTGCGATACTGGTTTAGCTGCGATCGCATATTCTGCTGCACCTGATACAGATATTGTGGCCGGAGTGCTGCCAATATCAACAGACAGCACATCAAAATCTACCGCAAGTCCGTTCGCACAAAGAACTTTGTTGTTTTCCAAGTCTAGGGCAACTACCGTGTCAATATACAACTGTGCCTGAGCAAAGTTCGCCAGGGGTCGCAAGTCAATATGGCATTCGTCATGGGTGTAAAATCCGGCAATGTGTCCTGGTAACATTCCAGAATAGGCTGTCTCTGATGCTGCGGTAATCAACGTTAAGCGTACTCCGGGTAACGGTTTCATTCCGAACATTTTCATGACAATAGCATGGCTATGACCCCCACCAATTAACACCAGGTCTTTAACTATTGGCTGTATTTTTTGCTGCATTTCGATACTCAGATTTAGTTAATCAAGAATTATGAATAAATTGAAGAAGAATTCACGAATCAAAATCAATGAGTTGAGGATTTAGACTCGCCACTCATTCAAGACTACTCAATCTGAGGTTGAGTGGGGGAATTAAACCCGTTTATTTAGATGCGACTCGAAAATACTCGCTAATGCTGCGCTATCCGCCAGTCATACAGAATTTATAATTTAATTCTAGCTCCTGACTCCTGAATTCTTTCTTGTTAAAATCATCATGACGAGGGTTAATTGTCAATGAAGAATAAAGACTAGTGAGTACAATTGATAACTGAGGTCAGTCAGCATAATGTATGTTCATGTCTACTTACTCAACAGTTATATAGCGGTTCTCAATTGCATGGAATACAAACCTAACCCTCATGACCTTCACTGCTAGCATTGGAGAGTAAAACTCAAAGTATTTCTCTGAAAATGAGAGAGGTTAGACTGTAATGCATCCACACTAAAATCGCTATATTCTCTATTTTGCTCGTTGCATTATCATATTCAAATATTGACCATGTATGAAACAATAGCATGGGCTAATAAATTGTTAAAAATACTGTAACCACTTGAAGATTTTTTCAGTAATTATTAATGCTTTTCATGCCATGAAAGATATTTTATCAAAAAATAACATCCATCTAGCAAAAATATTCCTGTGGATACCTGCTTTCCAGGAAAAAGTCAAAAAAACTCAGCATAAGTCACCAAAACAACGCTTAAAAATAGCAAGTGAACAGCTAGGAAATAGCACAATAGAAACCAGCCTATCTATAATTAATGATTTAGAGTATATTGCCCATAATCATCCACAGTACCACTGGATAATCATCGACATTCTTACTACTTTTGTACGAAAGAATGCTCCTTATATGCCCCAAAAGGAAGTAACAAGCAATCTGTCAACAAAAGTTCGTGTAGATATTCAAGCAGCCCTGACTGTTATCGCCAGAAGAAATGCAAATCAAGACCCAGAAAATGAGCAACTTGATTTGAGCTTCACGGACATGAGAGGAGCAAACTTAAATGGGGCAAATCTAGAACAAACAAATCTCTATCAAGCTAATCTTGCTGGTGCCAATCTTATAAAAGCTAATCTAGCAGGAGCAATACTTAGTGCAGCTAACCTAGAAGGAGCTAACTTATATCTAGCCAATTTAGAAGGAGCAATCCTCAGTGTAGCCAACCTAAAAAGAGCTAACCTTTCTGGAGCTAACCTGCATTGTGCAAGTTTATATCTAGCTAGGTTGCATGGGGCAATTCTCAATGATGCCATACTGGATGGGGCAAACCTTAGAGAAACCCAATTCTCTCAGTAAAATACTAATATCATCCCCGCTTGATTAATTTTCCCGACTTCCTACTCCCTACTCCCCATTTCCTATGTACAGCGTAATTGATAATTCTTGTACCGCAAGCGTTTCATTAATTTGGAATGGGTGGTTTGTTTCTGCCGTAATATAGAAGTATATTCAATATTATTCCTTAGTTCAATGAGTATCTTGACACCTATTATAATTTTCTGCTAAATGCTATACTATTTTTCCGCAACATCTAAGTAATAATTCTAGGTTGTAAGGAAAATCTTTACCATGTCTTCTAAAAAGACAGATGCTCTGTTGAATTGGTTAATAACTATAACAGTTATATTTGGCTTCTCATTGACTGTAATTTTCTTCGTATTGTCAAGTATTAAAGAATTGTCAATCCAGGAAAAAATTCAGTATAGAAACCAAGCATTAACAACTACTGCAATAGTTTTTCTCGCATCGGCAGCAATGTTTAATACTTATTATGCAGCAAGGCGTGCCCAAGCGATGCAGAAAAATGCGATCGCAGCTGAGAAAAACCTGGACATTGGCATTCAAAATGCAAAAATCAATCAAGACAGATTGATTGCAGAACGCTTTATGGGGGCAATTTCCCAGCTTGGTCATGAAAAGGTCGAAACCCGGACAGGCGCAATTTATGCACTAGAAAGAGTTGCTCAGGATTTTCCCAAAGAACACTGGACAATCATGGAAATCCTCACTGCCTTTGTGCGAGAAAATGCACCTATCAAACACCTAAAAGGGGAACAACAAAAACCGGAATATCAAGGGGCAGTGTACTCAAGTCGGCGTAGAGGTGGGTCGCGTCCGACACAGCCGTTAGAGCAAAATCTCCATGAAGAATTGCCAAAAATCCGCACCGATATTCAAGCAGCCCTGACTGTTATCGGCAGGCGTAATTTACTCGAAGACCCAAAAGATCAGAAACTTGATTTACGTAGCACCGATATTAGACTAGCAGACCTGCTAAAAGCTAACCTGCAACAAGCTGACCTCCGTGGGGCTGACTTGAGTGGTGCTGACCTCCGTGGGGCTGACTTGAGCGAAGCAGACCTGAGTGGCGCTAAACTCATTAGGTCTATTCTCTATGAAACCAAATTACTAAAAGCTAGCTTATGTGGAGCCAACCTTTGTTGGGCTAACCTCAATCGTACCAACCTCTCTGGAGCAAACCTGCGTTCAGCTAACCTCTCTGGAGCAAGTCTGCGTGCAGCAAATTTACAGGGAGCGAACCTTTATAAAGCTAACTTGCAACAAGCAACCTTAAAAGTTGCCAATCTCTCTGGAGCAAAGCTGTTTCTAGCTAATTTGCAAGGAGCAAAATTGGGGAAAGCCAACCTGCAAATGACGGGTTTGATTGGAGCCAACCTTTCAGGGGCTAACTTGAATGGAGCCAACCTTTCAGGGGCTAACTTGAATGCAGCCAAACTTCACCAAACAGAAGTTTATTTTGCCAACCTCTCAGAAGCTAGCTTAACGGAAGCTGACCTGCATCAAGCCAACCTC encodes:
- a CDS encoding FAD-dependent oxidoreductase, whose product is MQQKIQPIVKDLVLIGGGHSHAIVMKMFGMKPLPGVRLTLITAASETAYSGMLPGHIAGFYTHDECHIDLRPLANFAQAQLYIDTVVALDLENNKVLCANGLAVDFDVLSVDIGSTPATISVSGAAEYAIAAKPVSQLLEHWYELIAAVGKNPQEPISIAIVGGGAGGVELALAMRSRLHQILDKTQQPNQNLKVHLFQRGQELMPNYHQSVRHQFQQILTDRGIKLHLGETVCKIAPKIPKETKEVFEIKCESGLKVECNKIFWVTQASAPEWLKTTGLGTDEQGFILVEDTLQSQTHPQVFASGDIATMVNHPRPKAGVFAVRQGKPLFENLQRILLGKSLKPYRPQKEYLSLIGTGDKRAIATRGIITLPPHKLLWHYKDWIDRRFMERFRFE
- a CDS encoding pentapeptide repeat-containing protein, producing MKDILSKNNIHLAKIFLWIPAFQEKVKKTQHKSPKQRLKIASEQLGNSTIETSLSIINDLEYIAHNHPQYHWIIIDILTTFVRKNAPYMPQKEVTSNLSTKVRVDIQAALTVIARRNANQDPENEQLDLSFTDMRGANLNGANLEQTNLYQANLAGANLIKANLAGAILSAANLEGANLYLANLEGAILSVANLKRANLSGANLHCASLYLARLHGAILNDAILDGANLRETQFSQ
- a CDS encoding pentapeptide repeat-containing protein → MSSKKTDALLNWLITITVIFGFSLTVIFFVLSSIKELSIQEKIQYRNQALTTTAIVFLASAAMFNTYYAARRAQAMQKNAIAAEKNLDIGIQNAKINQDRLIAERFMGAISQLGHEKVETRTGAIYALERVAQDFPKEHWTIMEILTAFVRENAPIKHLKGEQQKPEYQGAVYSSRRRGGSRPTQPLEQNLHEELPKIRTDIQAALTVIGRRNLLEDPKDQKLDLRSTDIRLADLLKANLQQADLRGADLSGADLRGADLSEADLSGAKLIRSILYETKLLKASLCGANLCWANLNRTNLSGANLRSANLSGASLRAANLQGANLYKANLQQATLKVANLSGAKLFLANLQGAKLGKANLQMTGLIGANLSGANLNGANLSGANLNAAKLHQTEVYFANLSEASLTEADLHQANLIGANLYRATFYQANLTQANLMGANFSEANLSDVKLEGTILTGAKNLELQQIRKALGDRTTRLPDYIEAPTHWRQSG